A genomic window from Candidatus Binatia bacterium includes:
- a CDS encoding aspartate aminotransferase family protein yields MPHSMPQAGSPWEDLRQQMIERGTGDAKWRDGKTAVYVFNAGDDVAKVQKEAYALYMSENGLGPAAFPSLKQMEDEVVGMGLSLLHGDDGCVGNITSGGTDSITMAVKAARDYALATRGLDGQPNVVVPFSAHPAFDKACKLMSLELRRVPVREDLMADAAAMRATVDANTLMLVGSAPSFPYGLIDPIEELGDMALERGIWLHVDACVGGYIAPFVRMNGGDVPPFDFEVPGVCSMSADLHKYGYCAKGASTVLFRSDDLRQHMVFDCDDWPGGRMVTPTLAGTRPGGAISAAWAVMNYLGVDGYRAKHKQVTNARAAIERGIEPLGFEVLGRPQLGIVAFRHPKIDVFAVYFQMFQRGWFAALTTEPRALHLMLSPYHQSVTDTYLEDLRASCAAVESGDSSAVKESRYS; encoded by the coding sequence ATGCCCCACTCGATGCCGCAGGCAGGCTCCCCCTGGGAGGACCTTCGACAGCAGATGATCGAACGCGGCACCGGCGACGCCAAGTGGCGCGACGGGAAGACCGCCGTCTACGTCTTCAACGCGGGCGACGACGTCGCCAAGGTGCAGAAAGAGGCCTACGCGCTCTACATGTCCGAGAACGGCCTCGGCCCGGCCGCTTTCCCCTCGCTCAAGCAGATGGAGGACGAAGTCGTCGGGATGGGGCTGTCCCTGCTGCACGGCGACGACGGGTGCGTGGGCAACATCACCTCGGGCGGCACGGACTCGATCACGATGGCCGTAAAAGCGGCGCGCGACTACGCGCTTGCCACCCGTGGGCTGGACGGCCAACCGAACGTGGTCGTCCCGTTCAGTGCGCATCCGGCCTTCGACAAAGCGTGCAAGCTGATGAGTCTGGAACTCCGCCGAGTCCCGGTCCGCGAGGACCTGATGGCCGACGCGGCCGCGATGCGTGCAACGGTGGATGCCAACACGCTCATGCTCGTAGGCTCGGCACCCAGCTTCCCCTACGGGTTGATCGACCCGATCGAGGAGCTCGGCGACATGGCTCTCGAACGCGGGATCTGGCTTCACGTCGATGCCTGCGTCGGCGGCTACATCGCCCCGTTCGTCCGCATGAACGGCGGCGACGTCCCGCCCTTCGACTTCGAAGTGCCCGGTGTCTGTTCCATGTCGGCAGATCTTCACAAGTACGGGTACTGCGCAAAGGGCGCATCGACCGTTCTCTTTCGTTCGGACGATCTTCGGCAGCACATGGTCTTCGACTGCGACGATTGGCCCGGCGGGCGCATGGTCACCCCGACACTCGCGGGCACGCGCCCCGGTGGGGCCATCTCGGCCGCCTGGGCGGTGATGAACTATCTCGGCGTCGACGGCTACCGCGCGAAGCACAAGCAGGTCACCAATGCGCGCGCCGCGATCGAACGCGGCATCGAGCCGCTGGGCTTCGAAGTGCTCGGCCGACCACAACTCGGCATCGTTGCCTTCCGCCATCCCAAGATCGACGTCTTCGCCGTCTACTTCCAGATGTTCCAGCGAGGTTGGTTCGCCGCCCTCACGACCGAGCCACGAGCCTTGCATTTGATGCTCTCGCCGTATCACCAGAGCGTGACGGACACGTACCTCGAGGATTTGCGGGCCAGTTGCGCAGCCGTCGAGAGCGGCGACAGCAGCGCGGTGAAGGAATCGCGATACAGCTGA
- a CDS encoding haloalkane dehalogenase, giving the protein MEFLRTPAERFDVVVGFDYEPRYADVDGLRMAYLDEGSAESGHTILLPHGEPTWGYLYRFMTSPLVKAGHRVIVPDLIGFGRSDKPVDRSVYTYDAHVGWMRSFLDPLNLQNLTVVSQDWGGLITLRIAGEDPERFARIVAGNTGLPIGESPGEGFDFWLNLSQTAEVLDCGRLIANTAQNRTLSDADIAAYNAPFPDESYMAGVREFPTLVPITPGHASVEENKAAWVELEKRTQPFLTLWGTADPVLGHLGQPFIDRIPGAAGQPHQTFEKGGHFIQDDHGPEVAAAINDWLASS; this is encoded by the coding sequence ATCGAGTTCTTACGCACCCCGGCCGAACGCTTCGACGTCGTCGTCGGCTTCGACTACGAGCCTCGCTACGCCGACGTGGATGGTCTGCGGATGGCGTACCTCGACGAGGGGAGCGCTGAATCAGGGCACACGATTCTCCTACCGCATGGCGAGCCGACCTGGGGCTACTTGTATCGGTTCATGACCTCGCCGCTCGTCAAAGCGGGGCACCGCGTGATCGTGCCGGACCTGATCGGCTTCGGCAGGTCCGACAAGCCGGTCGACCGCTCGGTCTACACCTACGACGCGCACGTGGGATGGATGAGGTCGTTCCTCGACCCTCTAAATCTTCAGAACCTCACCGTGGTCTCGCAGGATTGGGGTGGCCTGATCACATTGCGCATTGCCGGTGAGGACCCCGAGCGGTTCGCACGGATCGTTGCGGGCAACACCGGCTTGCCCATCGGCGAGTCCCCCGGTGAGGGTTTCGACTTCTGGTTGAACCTGTCGCAGACCGCAGAAGTTCTCGATTGCGGAAGGCTCATCGCCAACACGGCGCAGAACCGAACCCTGTCCGACGCCGACATCGCTGCCTACAACGCGCCGTTCCCCGATGAGTCGTACATGGCCGGTGTGCGAGAGTTTCCGACCCTCGTGCCCATCACGCCGGGGCATGCGTCGGTGGAAGAAAACAAGGCCGCATGGGTGGAGCTCGAGAAGCGGACCCAGCCGTTCCTCACTCTGTGGGGCACCGCCGACCCGGTGCTCGGGCATCTGGGTCAGCCGTTCATCGATCGGATCCCGGGCGCCGCCGGCCAACCGCACCAGACCTTCGAGAAGGGCGGTCACTTCATCCAGGACGATCACGGGCCGGAGGTCGCGGCCGCGATCAATGATTGGCTAGCCTCGTCGTGA
- a CDS encoding phytanoyl-CoA dioxygenase family protein, with product MASLVVTRSPDRNDTRLSIPVRSVHEAPEALANDLDEAGCLVVKDVLSAAALATVRAELTPLLAAAGVSKTDKPDDFYPAHTRRVTALVARSEGVRDLILHPVSRSMRDHHLGAGAGQSQIHVTAGLEVGPGARRQVLHREEDSFPFFPLPRPNLILASMWAISDFRADNGGTLLVPGSHRWSADRTHFPSEVVAAEMPAGSLLFWLGGTLHGAGANTSTTWRQGVILTYSLGWLRQEENQCLDVTPELAMRLPAELQALVGYQMHGSLGFYDPTVRDEPQSK from the coding sequence TTGGCTAGCCTCGTCGTGACGCGCTCGCCCGACCGAAACGACACACGACTTTCCATCCCGGTGCGCTCGGTGCACGAGGCTCCGGAAGCTCTCGCGAACGACCTCGACGAAGCCGGGTGCCTCGTCGTGAAGGACGTGCTCTCGGCGGCCGCGCTCGCGACGGTCCGCGCAGAGTTGACTCCGCTGCTGGCGGCCGCGGGCGTCTCCAAGACCGACAAGCCCGACGACTTCTACCCGGCACATACGCGTCGAGTGACCGCACTCGTGGCGCGCTCCGAGGGGGTTCGCGACCTCATCCTCCACCCGGTCTCGCGCTCGATGCGCGACCACCACCTCGGCGCGGGCGCCGGGCAATCCCAGATCCACGTGACCGCCGGGCTCGAGGTTGGACCGGGCGCGCGCAGGCAGGTGCTCCACCGCGAGGAAGACTCCTTTCCCTTCTTCCCTCTGCCGCGGCCGAATCTCATCCTCGCCTCGATGTGGGCGATCTCCGACTTTCGCGCGGACAACGGCGGGACTCTACTCGTTCCGGGAAGTCACCGCTGGAGCGCGGATCGCACGCACTTTCCCTCCGAGGTCGTGGCCGCCGAGATGCCCGCCGGTTCGCTGCTGTTCTGGCTGGGTGGGACGCTCCACGGCGCGGGGGCAAACACTTCGACGACTTGGCGACAGGGGGTCATCCTCACGTACTCGCTCGGCTGGCTGCGTCAGGAGGAGAACCAATGCCTCGACGTGACACCGGAGCTTGCGATGCGTCTTCCCGCCGAACTGCAAGCGCTCGTCGGGTATCAGATGCACGGTTCGCTCGGGTTCTACGACCCGACCGTTCGCGACGAGCCGCAGTCGAAGTAA
- a CDS encoding tRNA pseudouridine(13) synthase TruD, translating to MTPSGSGPTGGTVSGAPFVPPRFLADDPCGGRIGPAPSDFRVDEIPAYPLSGEGEHLFLKVEKVGLNTAEVAQRVARAAGLRERDVGYAGMKDRNAITRQWFSVCCKDENAEAWNLGDGVRILEVTRHKNKLRTGHLTGNRFRIAVVDVPSGGEERVREMADELRRSGLPNYFGSQRFGRGGRNLSEAWAWLNGGERSGKRGRFANKLLPSVLQAEVFNRYTAARLADPTALLEGEVVRLEGSASGFVVEDVAAELLRLKDGEIHRTGPLPGPKARPAGAAALALEERILADVGLTEESRAALGKHAPGTRRDLLVQPEDLEANASDGSLVLEFSLPAGAYATQVVREFCGTDWARPRG from the coding sequence ATGACTCCGAGCGGCTCAGGCCCCACGGGCGGTACCGTTTCGGGCGCCCCGTTCGTACCGCCGCGATTCCTCGCGGACGACCCATGCGGTGGCCGGATCGGGCCGGCGCCGTCGGATTTCCGTGTCGACGAGATCCCGGCGTACCCGCTCTCCGGGGAAGGAGAGCACCTCTTCTTGAAGGTGGAGAAGGTCGGCCTCAACACGGCCGAGGTCGCCCAGCGCGTTGCCCGCGCCGCCGGGCTGCGCGAGCGGGATGTCGGCTACGCGGGAATGAAGGACCGGAACGCGATCACGCGGCAATGGTTCTCGGTCTGCTGCAAAGACGAGAACGCCGAGGCGTGGAACCTCGGAGACGGCGTGCGGATTCTCGAGGTCACCCGCCACAAGAACAAGCTTCGTACCGGACATCTCACCGGGAACCGGTTCCGCATCGCGGTCGTCGACGTGCCGAGCGGAGGCGAGGAGCGCGTTCGCGAGATGGCCGACGAGCTTCGGCGGAGCGGGCTGCCGAACTACTTCGGTTCCCAACGCTTCGGGCGCGGCGGGCGGAACCTGAGCGAAGCGTGGGCCTGGCTGAACGGTGGCGAGCGGAGTGGGAAGCGTGGGCGGTTCGCGAACAAGCTTCTCCCGAGCGTTCTGCAGGCGGAGGTCTTCAATCGCTACACCGCTGCGCGCCTCGCCGATCCGACTGCGCTTCTCGAGGGAGAAGTCGTTCGGTTGGAGGGCTCGGCGAGTGGGTTCGTCGTGGAAGACGTGGCGGCGGAACTCCTGCGTTTGAAAGACGGGGAGATCCACCGCACGGGTCCGCTGCCAGGCCCGAAGGCGCGGCCGGCCGGAGCGGCGGCGCTCGCGCTCGAGGAGCGCATTCTCGCGGACGTGGGCCTCACCGAGGAGTCGAGGGCGGCACTCGGAAAGCACGCGCCCGGCACTCGTCGCGATTTGCTCGTTCAGCCGGAGGATCTCGAAGCGAATGCGTCCGACGGTTCGCTCGTCCTCGAATTCTCGCTCCCGGCAGGTGCGTACGCCACGCAGGTCGTGCGCGAGTTTTGTGGGACGGACTGGGCGCGGCCCCGCGGGTAG
- a CDS encoding cytochrome P450: protein MAQIYDVLAPFHERAARDAALAQLRRDDPVHWDVPNEWWLILRHADVRDVSRDPELFSSEPRGPWHAFEAHFSMQAMDGEPHKRHRSVVSRAFTPRMVSRLGERASQFADDAIDALAGRSSGDFVSELAVPVPMRIIADMLGVADERLDDFRRWTDATVVAASGQATDEDMARVAECMGEFHAYLATEVERRRAAPGDDLLSRIIEADAEGTIDFGGDPDRLEANEITDFAIFLLIAGNETTRNGISQGMRALFEHPAERQRLVENPALWETAAGEVLRWTAPVRAMRRVAMRDTTLGDRRIEKGQSVVMVYASANQDEDVFEDAHSFRVDRTPNDFLSFGFGTHYCLGANLARLEIRAVLSRVLERLPDLRLAAGAAPVEMPSALLDGLEELPVEW from the coding sequence ATGGCTCAGATCTACGACGTACTAGCCCCGTTTCACGAGCGTGCCGCGCGCGACGCGGCTCTGGCCCAGCTTCGCCGCGACGACCCCGTCCACTGGGATGTTCCCAACGAGTGGTGGCTGATCCTGCGGCACGCGGACGTTCGCGACGTCTCCCGCGATCCGGAGCTCTTCTCGTCCGAGCCCCGAGGGCCGTGGCATGCGTTCGAGGCTCATTTCTCGATGCAGGCGATGGATGGTGAACCGCACAAGCGGCATCGCAGCGTGGTGAGTCGGGCGTTCACGCCGCGGATGGTTTCGCGGCTCGGCGAGCGAGCCTCGCAGTTCGCCGACGACGCGATCGACGCGCTCGCCGGTCGGAGCAGCGGTGACTTTGTCTCGGAGCTCGCGGTGCCGGTACCGATGCGGATCATCGCGGACATGCTCGGCGTGGCGGACGAGCGGCTGGACGACTTTCGTCGGTGGACCGATGCGACGGTCGTCGCTGCGAGTGGGCAGGCGACGGACGAGGACATGGCGCGGGTGGCGGAGTGCATGGGCGAGTTCCACGCCTATCTCGCGACGGAGGTGGAGAGGCGACGTGCGGCGCCTGGGGACGATCTGCTCAGCCGGATCATCGAGGCCGACGCGGAGGGCACGATCGACTTCGGCGGTGATCCCGACCGCCTCGAGGCCAATGAGATCACCGACTTCGCGATCTTCCTTCTCATCGCGGGGAACGAGACGACGCGCAACGGTATCTCGCAGGGGATGCGCGCGCTGTTCGAGCATCCGGCGGAGCGTCAACGTCTGGTCGAAAACCCGGCGTTGTGGGAGACCGCAGCGGGGGAGGTCCTGCGCTGGACCGCGCCCGTGCGCGCGATGCGTCGCGTCGCAATGCGCGATACGACGCTCGGAGATCGGCGGATCGAGAAAGGGCAGTCCGTCGTGATGGTGTACGCATCCGCGAATCAGGACGAGGACGTCTTCGAGGATGCGCACTCCTTCCGGGTCGATCGCACGCCGAACGATTTCCTCTCGTTCGGGTTCGGTACGCACTATTGCCTCGGCGCCAACCTCGCCCGACTGGAGATCCGCGCAGTGCTTAGTCGTGTTCTCGAGCGGCTGCCGGATTTGCGACTGGCAGCGGGAGCGGCACCGGTGGAAATGCCGAGTGCGCTGCTGGATGGTTTGGAAGAGCTGCCCGTTGAGTGGTGA
- a CDS encoding sulfatase-like hydrolase/transferase codes for MNGVLRSPALALALLGLGASAPREKGTRPNIIVLLADDLGWRDVGYHDSEIRTPNIDRIAREGIELDRFYVQPSCSPTRAGLMTGKSLLRLGVGRPISKNEETGLPPDEKILPQYLAEQGYETAMVGKWHLGHYTPDLFPHERGFEHF; via the coding sequence GTGAATGGCGTTCTCCGGAGTCCCGCCCTGGCCCTTGCCCTGCTCGGCCTCGGGGCCTCCGCCCCGCGAGAGAAAGGAACGCGACCGAACATCATCGTTCTCCTCGCAGACGATCTCGGCTGGCGCGACGTCGGGTACCACGACAGCGAGATCCGCACGCCCAACATCGATCGCATCGCGCGCGAGGGCATCGAGCTCGACCGGTTCTACGTCCAGCCCAGCTGTAGCCCGACGCGCGCCGGCCTCATGACCGGGAAGTCTCTGTTGCGCCTAGGTGTCGGTCGCCCCATCTCGAAGAACGAAGAGACGGGCCTCCCTCCCGACGAGAAGATCCTGCCGCAGTACCTTGCCGAGCAGGGGTACGAGACCGCAATGGTCGGCAAGTGGCATCTTGGCCACTACACCCCCGACCTCTTCCCGCATGAGCGCGGCTTCGAGCACTTCTAA
- a CDS encoding glycoside hydrolase family 2 TIM barrel-domain containing protein — translation MSRAHALDQIALPRFWEQPECPAVGRLPARSPLVPFPTEKLARSGRSESSPWWRSLDGDWRFRLVDRPERAPKGFASPEFSDTAWSKVAVPGNWTRQGFDRPHYTNVIMPFSGEPPFVPAENPTGLYRTTFRVPAAWRRRRTVLHVGGAESALAVWLNGGFVGFHKDSRLPAEFDLTPHLAAGPNTLAAMVVRWSDGSWIEDQDHWWMAGLHRSVHLYSTDATWIADAKLTGGLEADAGILDVVTDVGFSSVPEPGWSVDIKVENGKGKCLGTAHGDVSVFRRGTPLDELLEGMSFTGVNAKLRLELPSVEPWSAERPTLYRVLVSLISPAGKVKEVAAQRIGFRSVEVRGRELLVNGKAVPIRGVNRHDHDADHGKAVTREGMRRDVELMKQFNVNAVRTAHYPNDPYFLDLCDEYGLYVIDEANIESHARQKSLCDDSRYHPAILDRCRRMVLRDENHACVIGWSLGNESGYGAGHAAAAGWIRKRDPSRILQYEGGGVMHDWLENPERVSRLETDVICPMYASIDDVVRWAETTNEDRPLILCEYSHAMGNSNGSLADYWTAIDAHPGLQGGFVWDWIDQGLRTRTEEGVEYFGFGGSFGDEPNDANFCINGLIGPDRVPHPALWELKKIGEPVAVHAVEPARGVLSVENRRDFESLADLEATFEVSVEGEVVQQGSFDLPAVPAGRRAKVRLPIRRRTIPRGAEGRLTVRFLTRRKSLWARRGFQVAWAQVDLPSARKGAVRKARSRAVSIRAAEDGSEVQVGPASFHVNDGTGELWVALDGQALVTQGANLSLWRAPTDNDGVKQGWMSEVAGVRQRWLAWGLDALRTTLDDVRTRRLRDGSARMVIDRHVTGNGEWTVEHRQTITVVGDGTARFDEQVKIPAALEDLPRVGVRFVASAAATSLEWLGRGPQETYSDRYVSAPFGRWSMQVADTYVPYVVPQEHGSHFDTRWFSLSTGDGAGVLVGAEKPFSFSASHFTADDLTAARHTAELHAREPVFVHVDAFLRGLGTGACGPDALARYRAGGGRYAWRWWLRPYERR, via the coding sequence ATGTCGAGAGCGCATGCCCTGGACCAGATCGCTCTGCCGAGGTTCTGGGAACAGCCGGAGTGTCCGGCCGTTGGCCGGTTGCCGGCGCGCAGTCCTCTGGTGCCGTTCCCGACCGAGAAGCTGGCTCGCAGCGGGCGGTCGGAATCGTCTCCTTGGTGGCGATCGCTCGACGGAGACTGGCGTTTCCGGTTGGTGGATCGGCCGGAGCGCGCGCCGAAGGGATTCGCGTCGCCGGAGTTCTCGGACACTGCCTGGTCTAAGGTGGCGGTCCCGGGGAACTGGACCCGGCAGGGATTCGATCGTCCCCACTACACCAACGTGATCATGCCGTTCTCGGGGGAGCCGCCGTTCGTGCCGGCGGAGAACCCGACCGGGCTGTACCGCACGACGTTTCGTGTCCCGGCGGCCTGGCGTCGGCGACGTACGGTTCTCCACGTCGGTGGTGCGGAGAGTGCGCTCGCCGTTTGGCTGAACGGAGGGTTCGTCGGGTTCCACAAAGACTCCAGGCTGCCCGCGGAGTTCGACCTCACGCCGCACCTCGCGGCCGGGCCGAACACGCTGGCCGCCATGGTCGTGCGATGGTCGGACGGGAGTTGGATCGAGGACCAGGACCATTGGTGGATGGCCGGTCTCCATCGGAGCGTTCATCTCTACTCGACGGACGCCACGTGGATCGCGGACGCGAAGCTGACGGGTGGCTTGGAAGCAGATGCTGGCATCCTGGACGTCGTGACCGACGTGGGCTTCTCGTCGGTGCCGGAGCCGGGGTGGTCGGTCGACATCAAGGTCGAGAACGGGAAGGGCAAGTGTCTCGGCACGGCCCACGGTGACGTGTCGGTGTTCCGGCGGGGAACTCCGCTGGACGAGTTGCTCGAGGGCATGTCGTTCACCGGAGTGAATGCGAAATTGCGGCTCGAGCTCCCGTCCGTCGAGCCCTGGTCCGCGGAGCGGCCGACGCTGTACCGTGTGCTCGTCTCGCTCATCAGTCCCGCGGGGAAGGTGAAAGAGGTCGCGGCCCAGCGAATCGGGTTCCGATCGGTCGAGGTCCGCGGCCGGGAGCTTCTCGTGAACGGGAAGGCGGTGCCGATCCGCGGTGTGAACCGCCACGATCACGACGCGGACCACGGCAAGGCGGTCACGCGTGAAGGGATGCGCCGCGACGTCGAGCTGATGAAGCAGTTCAACGTGAACGCGGTTCGGACCGCGCACTATCCGAACGACCCGTACTTCCTGGATCTGTGCGACGAATATGGTCTGTACGTCATCGACGAGGCCAACATCGAGAGCCACGCACGGCAGAAAAGCCTCTGTGACGACTCGCGCTATCACCCGGCGATCCTCGACCGTTGTCGGCGCATGGTGCTGCGGGACGAGAATCACGCGTGCGTGATCGGGTGGTCCCTCGGGAACGAGTCTGGCTATGGCGCGGGGCATGCCGCGGCCGCCGGCTGGATCCGTAAGCGCGACCCTTCTCGGATCCTTCAGTACGAAGGCGGCGGCGTGATGCACGACTGGCTCGAAAATCCCGAACGGGTGAGCCGCCTCGAGACCGACGTGATCTGCCCAATGTACGCTTCGATCGACGATGTCGTCCGTTGGGCCGAGACGACGAACGAGGACCGTCCCCTGATCCTCTGCGAGTACTCGCACGCGATGGGGAACAGCAACGGGAGTCTCGCCGATTACTGGACTGCGATCGATGCGCATCCTGGGCTCCAAGGGGGCTTCGTGTGGGATTGGATCGATCAGGGGCTCCGGACCCGCACGGAAGAAGGCGTAGAGTACTTCGGCTTCGGCGGTTCGTTCGGCGATGAGCCCAACGATGCGAACTTCTGCATCAACGGACTGATCGGTCCCGACCGCGTGCCGCATCCGGCGCTGTGGGAGCTCAAAAAGATCGGCGAGCCCGTGGCGGTTCACGCAGTCGAACCGGCACGGGGTGTCCTCTCCGTCGAGAATCGGCGCGACTTCGAGTCGCTCGCAGACCTCGAGGCGACCTTCGAGGTGAGCGTGGAAGGCGAGGTGGTCCAGCAAGGCAGCTTCGACCTCCCGGCCGTCCCGGCAGGGCGCCGGGCGAAGGTCCGCCTGCCCATCCGTCGCCGCACGATTCCTCGGGGTGCGGAGGGCCGACTCACGGTTCGATTCCTCACACGTCGCAAGTCGCTGTGGGCGCGGCGTGGTTTTCAGGTCGCCTGGGCACAGGTGGATCTTCCTTCGGCGCGTAAGGGTGCAGTCAGGAAGGCCCGAAGCCGGGCGGTGTCGATTCGTGCCGCGGAAGACGGCAGTGAGGTTCAGGTCGGGCCCGCGTCGTTCCACGTCAACGACGGGACCGGGGAACTCTGGGTCGCACTCGATGGACAGGCTCTGGTGACGCAGGGCGCGAACTTGTCGCTGTGGCGCGCGCCGACCGACAACGACGGTGTGAAGCAGGGCTGGATGAGCGAGGTCGCCGGCGTGCGACAGCGCTGGCTCGCCTGGGGGCTCGACGCTCTGCGGACGACGCTCGACGACGTGCGGACCCGTCGGCTGCGCGACGGCTCGGCTCGCATGGTGATCGACCGTCACGTGACGGGTAACGGAGAGTGGACTGTAGAGCATAGGCAGACGATCACGGTCGTCGGGGACGGGACCGCGCGCTTCGACGAACAGGTGAAGATCCCGGCCGCGTTGGAGGATCTGCCCCGCGTCGGCGTTCGCTTCGTCGCGTCGGCCGCGGCCACGAGTCTGGAGTGGCTCGGGCGCGGTCCACAGGAGACCTACAGCGATCGCTACGTCAGTGCTCCGTTCGGTCGGTGGTCGATGCAGGTTGCCGATACGTACGTCCCGTACGTGGTGCCGCAGGAGCACGGCAGCCACTTCGACACCCGCTGGTTCTCTCTGTCGACGGGGGATGGTGCGGGCGTTCTGGTCGGCGCGGAGAAGCCGTTTTCGTTCTCCGCGTCGCACTTCACCGCGGACGATCTGACCGCCGCGCGTCATACTGCGGAATTGCACGCCAGGGAGCCCGTCTTCGTTCACGTCGATGCCTTCCTGCGGGGCTTGGGGACCGGCGCGTGTGGGCCGGATGCGCTTGCGCGGTATCGTGCGGGGGGTGGGCGATACGCGTGGCGCTGGTGGCTTCGACCGTACGAACGTCGTTGA
- a CDS encoding DUF4404 family protein, whose protein sequence is MASDSELQDHIRSLHEELESSSSIDDDARKQLGVLLNDIQVLLEREGADTAPSRESLIESLEAATSEFETSHPTLYATVGRLINTLSNLGI, encoded by the coding sequence ATGGCGTCTGATTCGGAGCTCCAAGACCATATTCGCTCGCTACACGAGGAACTCGAGTCTTCGTCGTCGATCGACGATGATGCGCGCAAGCAGCTCGGGGTACTCCTGAACGACATTCAAGTGCTCCTCGAGCGAGAGGGAGCCGACACGGCCCCCTCTCGCGAGTCGTTGATCGAGAGTCTCGAGGCTGCAACAAGCGAGTTTGAGACGTCCCACCCGACCCTCTACGCGACGGTCGGCCGATTGATCAATACGCTCAGTAATCTCGGGATCTGA